A part of Terriglobus roseus genomic DNA contains:
- a CDS encoding error-prone DNA polymerase, with amino-acid sequence MTDRYIELHSASAFSFLEGGSQPEKLAERAFDLEMPAIALMDRNGFYGSARFHKIASENKIIAHVGAEVAVTGFGHRLVPPVWLPHQHLSEPVRLPLLCETREGYQNLCQLITRFKMRESTKQEGSAKLADMEEYGRGLICLTGGDEGPLAAALMRGGESAGRETVEHLVRIFGPNNVYVELQRHRERAEEWRNHASMRIAESLRLPVLATNGVRYATKYDREIADLFTAVRNHTRLDDAGRLLATNNQRHLRPANRMAALFRDVPGAIENTVELSSRLQFQLSDLGYEFPRYPVPDGETMDSYLGKRVAEGVARRYGSKRNAGLLERAKKQVAHELKLIAKLGFAGYFLIVWDIVEFCKRHGILIQGRGSAANSAVCYALEITAIDPVGMELLFERFLSESRGEWPDIDLDLPSEEKREQAIQYVYERYGQLGAAMTANVITYRGKSAAREVGKALGFDPESLQRLSGLVANYEWKGPNDTMARSFQNAGFDVQHPRIAKYLELCMRVQDLPRHLGQHSGGMVICQGALDKVVPLERASMPGRTVVQWDKEDCANLGIIKVDLLGLGMMAVLKDCLTLVPQHYGEPLDLAQLPEDEEVYRTLQRADTIGMFQVESRAQMSSLPRNRPEKFYDLVVQVAIIRPGPIVGKMMHPYMRRRQKQEEVSYPHPSLESTLKRTLGVPLFQEQLLRMAMVVANFTGSEAEELRRAVGMRRSWERMKNLEGRLREGMTANGLDTETQETIIQNISSFALYGFPESHAASFALIAYASAYIKVKYLAAFTCAMLNNQPMGFYSPSVIVEDARRHGLRVKPIDIQISDWPCSVEHEADHSLSLRLGLGYVRGLRSQCSEAIVRARMQARFSSVDDLVLRVPQLNRKELSLLANVGALNSLDGVVHRRDALWQIERAGRPEGPLLMQQSRWLREEVSESPLLPMTAEERLVADYAVSSVTTGPHPMWFRRQELQQKGYLRAVDLAHRPDGFYVRTAGLAIAKQRPGTASGVVFLSVSDETGVFNVFVGPEFFEKNRQVITTAKFIAVEGLLQKEGPIIHVMASSFKELSLDGASGRLQVTSHDFH; translated from the coding sequence ATGACTGATCGTTATATCGAACTTCATTCTGCGAGCGCATTCTCGTTCCTTGAGGGAGGGTCCCAACCTGAGAAACTCGCCGAGCGTGCATTCGATCTTGAGATGCCAGCCATCGCTCTCATGGACCGGAACGGCTTTTACGGTTCTGCAAGATTTCACAAGATCGCTTCGGAGAACAAGATCATTGCGCACGTGGGTGCTGAAGTTGCCGTCACCGGTTTCGGCCATCGTCTCGTTCCACCCGTTTGGCTTCCGCATCAACATCTATCGGAACCCGTTCGCCTTCCTCTGCTTTGTGAAACACGAGAGGGCTATCAAAACCTTTGCCAACTCATCACGCGTTTCAAGATGCGGGAGAGCACCAAGCAGGAAGGCTCCGCCAAGCTTGCGGATATGGAAGAGTACGGGCGTGGATTGATATGTCTTACCGGTGGCGACGAGGGACCGCTCGCGGCTGCCCTCATGCGAGGGGGAGAATCCGCAGGCCGCGAAACCGTAGAGCACCTCGTTCGAATCTTCGGTCCGAACAATGTCTACGTGGAATTGCAGCGTCATCGAGAGCGTGCGGAGGAGTGGCGCAACCATGCCTCCATGCGGATCGCAGAGTCACTTCGACTGCCTGTGCTAGCGACCAACGGAGTACGTTACGCAACCAAATACGACCGTGAGATTGCTGACCTTTTCACCGCAGTGCGCAATCACACCCGTCTCGACGATGCGGGACGCCTCTTAGCCACAAATAATCAACGGCATCTCCGTCCAGCAAACCGCATGGCAGCACTCTTTCGCGATGTGCCTGGAGCAATTGAAAATACAGTCGAACTCTCATCACGACTCCAGTTCCAGCTCTCTGATTTGGGATATGAATTTCCCCGCTATCCAGTACCCGATGGCGAGACAATGGACAGCTATCTGGGGAAACGCGTTGCTGAAGGTGTTGCACGGAGATATGGATCGAAACGCAATGCAGGCCTTCTCGAACGAGCCAAGAAACAGGTCGCACATGAACTGAAGCTGATTGCGAAATTAGGTTTTGCAGGCTACTTCCTCATCGTCTGGGACATAGTCGAATTCTGTAAGAGACACGGCATTCTCATTCAGGGACGAGGGAGCGCAGCAAATTCAGCCGTTTGTTATGCCCTTGAGATCACTGCGATCGATCCAGTGGGCATGGAACTGCTCTTCGAACGCTTTCTCTCAGAGAGTCGTGGTGAGTGGCCTGACATCGACCTCGATCTTCCTTCGGAAGAAAAGCGTGAACAGGCCATCCAGTACGTGTACGAGCGGTATGGACAGCTAGGGGCAGCTATGACTGCCAACGTCATCACGTATCGTGGCAAGTCTGCGGCACGCGAGGTCGGGAAGGCTCTTGGTTTCGACCCAGAATCACTCCAACGTCTCTCGGGACTTGTCGCGAATTACGAATGGAAGGGCCCAAATGACACAATGGCCCGTTCGTTCCAGAATGCGGGCTTCGATGTACAGCATCCACGCATCGCGAAGTATCTCGAACTCTGCATGAGGGTTCAGGACCTTCCACGACATCTTGGGCAACACTCTGGCGGCATGGTGATCTGTCAGGGAGCTCTCGACAAGGTCGTGCCCCTCGAACGCGCGTCAATGCCGGGGCGAACCGTTGTGCAGTGGGATAAGGAAGACTGCGCCAACCTTGGAATTATCAAAGTCGATCTCTTAGGGCTAGGCATGATGGCTGTTCTTAAAGACTGCCTGACGCTAGTGCCACAGCATTATGGAGAGCCACTCGATCTCGCGCAACTTCCCGAAGACGAAGAGGTGTATCGCACACTTCAACGAGCGGACACCATCGGCATGTTTCAGGTTGAGAGTCGAGCGCAGATGTCCTCGTTGCCGCGCAATCGTCCCGAGAAGTTTTATGACTTGGTAGTTCAGGTTGCCATCATTCGACCCGGTCCCATCGTCGGCAAGATGATGCACCCTTACATGCGGCGGCGGCAAAAGCAGGAAGAGGTGAGCTATCCACACCCTTCGCTGGAATCCACACTAAAGCGAACGCTTGGTGTGCCTCTCTTTCAGGAACAGTTGTTACGCATGGCAATGGTGGTCGCAAATTTTACTGGTTCCGAGGCGGAAGAACTGCGACGTGCCGTTGGCATGCGTCGTTCTTGGGAACGCATGAAGAATCTTGAAGGCCGTCTGCGCGAAGGAATGACGGCGAATGGCCTCGATACCGAGACTCAGGAAACTATCATTCAGAACATCAGTTCGTTTGCGCTCTATGGCTTTCCGGAAAGTCATGCGGCGAGCTTTGCACTGATCGCCTATGCTTCCGCCTACATCAAAGTGAAGTATCTGGCAGCCTTCACCTGCGCGATGCTCAACAACCAGCCCATGGGTTTCTATAGCCCTTCAGTGATCGTCGAGGATGCCCGACGGCACGGATTGCGAGTAAAACCCATCGATATCCAGATTTCAGATTGGCCGTGCTCTGTCGAACACGAGGCGGATCACTCCTTGTCTCTACGCCTTGGTCTCGGATACGTCCGCGGACTACGGAGTCAATGTAGTGAAGCTATCGTACGAGCGCGAATGCAGGCACGGTTCAGTTCGGTCGACGATCTCGTTCTTCGAGTTCCACAACTGAATCGTAAGGAGCTATCTCTGCTAGCAAATGTCGGTGCTTTGAACAGCCTGGATGGGGTGGTGCATCGACGGGATGCATTGTGGCAGATCGAACGAGCAGGTAGACCGGAAGGTCCACTACTCATGCAGCAAAGCCGCTGGCTTCGGGAAGAAGTCTCCGAGTCTCCCCTGCTTCCCATGACAGCGGAAGAACGGCTGGTTGCAGATTACGCCGTCAGCAGCGTGACCACAGGGCCGCATCCAATGTGGTTTCGTCGTCAGGAGCTTCAGCAGAAGGGCTATCTGCGCGCAGTGGATCTCGCTCATCGCCCGGATGGTTTTTATGTCCGAACTGCGGGCCTGGCGATCGCCAAACAACGGCCGGGGACTGCGTCAGGAGTGGTATTCCTCTCCGTCTCCGATGAGACGGGCGTCTTCAACGTCTTCGTTGGCCCTGAATTCTTTGAGAAAAACCGACAGGTGATCACAACAGCGAAGTTCATTGCGGTTGAAGGTCTCCTTCAGAAAGAAGGGCCGATCATTCACGTGATGGCCAGTTCATTCAAGGAGCTTTCGCTTGACGGAGCTTCGGGCCGCCTCCAGGTGACTTCCCATGACTTCCACTAA
- a CDS encoding recombinase RecA, translating to MPSSNTIRVQVEAALASRIPSALTPPPKIVRPTSAVGIATLDELLRGGFPVGALTELVGEECSGRTSVVLSFLARVTASGRVCAWIDATNTFHPSSAASVGIDLKRLLWIRCGVQQRIEAQETKQFSLPTACFTPKAVTKGLHGGGHGTHPRSEAKGLSAAVDRFLGDEAVAARCAEPITKPRPIPQTFEPSLIPTMTTKRITRRARAYDAIEQALRSADLLIQTGGFSAIVLDLGGIAPEHAARIELSTWHRYRVAAEHTQSSILLLSQYPCAKSSSELQLRLHPMDDTNEERTVFTGLNARVQVLRQRFVQTPSNVIPMRKPPQRATEARWQRRTSWVGPR from the coding sequence ATGCCCTCCTCCAACACAATCCGGGTACAAGTGGAGGCTGCCTTAGCCTCCCGAATTCCGTCTGCGTTGACTCCACCGCCGAAGATCGTTCGGCCTACAAGTGCGGTCGGTATAGCCACGCTCGATGAATTGCTCCGAGGTGGTTTTCCAGTCGGCGCACTCACGGAATTGGTGGGCGAAGAGTGTTCCGGTCGAACTTCGGTCGTACTTTCATTTCTTGCGCGTGTGACTGCATCCGGAAGAGTCTGTGCCTGGATCGATGCAACGAACACGTTCCATCCCTCCTCGGCGGCTTCTGTGGGGATCGATCTGAAGCGCTTGCTTTGGATACGTTGTGGTGTTCAGCAACGCATCGAAGCGCAGGAAACGAAGCAGTTCTCTTTACCAACTGCGTGTTTCACTCCAAAGGCTGTAACGAAAGGTCTGCACGGCGGCGGACATGGGACGCATCCACGTTCCGAAGCAAAGGGGCTTTCCGCAGCCGTGGATCGATTCCTGGGAGATGAAGCCGTTGCTGCTCGTTGCGCCGAACCGATTACGAAGCCACGTCCGATTCCGCAAACCTTCGAGCCGAGCCTGATCCCAACGATGACTACGAAACGTATAACGCGTCGTGCGCGGGCCTACGATGCGATCGAGCAGGCATTGCGTTCCGCGGATCTCTTGATTCAGACAGGTGGCTTCAGTGCGATCGTGCTCGACCTTGGAGGCATCGCACCGGAACACGCTGCGCGGATCGAACTTTCCACCTGGCATCGCTATCGTGTCGCGGCAGAACATACTCAGTCCAGCATCCTTCTCCTCTCGCAATATCCGTGCGCGAAGAGTAGTTCCGAGTTGCAACTTCGCCTGCATCCGATGGACGACACGAATGAAGAACGAACTGTATTCACGGGACTGAATGCACGAGTGCAAGTGTTGCGCCAGCGATTCGTACAAACACCTTCCAATGTCATCCCGATGCGTAAGCCTCCACAACGTGCGACAGAGGCGCGCTGGCAGCGACGCACGAGTTGGGTAGGGCCGAGATGA
- a CDS encoding SOS response-associated peptidase translates to MCGRFKRGADKQRVAKVFKVTAGLDETVFDEGDDLRPQSMQPVIYTNDGGERKIELMRWAFKLPDRLLFNARSEGINHSKFWKDAFQTGRCILPGDAIYEWQKVERGKKPKWEFTIPDQHPFGMAAVWKLWKNPKSEHWEKTFAVLTGEPNELMAPIHNRMTTFLEPKDYEEYLAPSARPPVHLLRILPADKMKAELVGASPISDAQVSFFDSQ, encoded by the coding sequence ATGTGCGGTCGATTCAAACGAGGCGCGGATAAGCAGCGCGTCGCCAAGGTCTTCAAGGTGACGGCTGGCTTGGATGAGACAGTCTTTGATGAAGGCGACGATCTGCGACCGCAATCCATGCAGCCCGTCATCTACACCAACGATGGGGGCGAACGTAAGATCGAGTTGATGCGTTGGGCGTTCAAGCTGCCCGATCGCCTTCTCTTCAATGCGCGTTCCGAAGGCATCAATCACTCGAAGTTTTGGAAAGACGCGTTCCAAACCGGGCGCTGCATTCTTCCGGGCGATGCGATCTATGAGTGGCAGAAGGTCGAGCGGGGAAAGAAACCGAAATGGGAATTCACTATTCCTGATCAACATCCGTTCGGCATGGCTGCAGTTTGGAAGCTGTGGAAGAATCCAAAGTCCGAACACTGGGAGAAGACCTTTGCAGTACTCACTGGAGAGCCGAATGAACTGATGGCGCCGATCCATAATCGAATGACGACTTTTCTAGAGCCCAAGGACTATGAAGAATACCTTGCCCCTTCGGCACGACCTCCGGTTCATTTGCTTCGCATTCTTCCAGCGGACAAGATGAAAGCTGAACTTGTGGGTGCATCTCCTATTAGCGATGCGCAGGTGAGTTTCTTCGATAGCCAATGA
- a CDS encoding KAP family P-loop NTPase fold protein produces MSILSDAAVGSTRDYLSFERYTDPLIEILSDPNAETPFTVGIFGAWGSGKSSLLQMLDEKLEAKDPKGFVRVHFNPWVYRGEKNILIPLLHTLQDTLEEDVMHRFTESAKKIGDVLLRLGADVLLKRLTADSVSLEKLEKLEAKYLEHKGQVESQIRKLRLTLQAEADNIAAKGARLVFFVDDLDRCEPEEIINLLESIKLFLDLKNVFVVLAVDKEVIDRGIEVKYSAFQFEKSRKLAVGAEYIEKMVQLPLQLYPLHKKQILWFMNRFGPGEAVKPHLSLLESIVLPNPRKIKRILNILAVSSHIADQTQGIENLDRSLLARLAVLQVQAGDLYSQIVRMPDALFAFDGLAADPPTFDVHNPGTFARFGARRDAIVQLCKDYYRPESFLSALFRGDEITVGGKKSTPGAFSNLRPDDLSMYLSMLGA; encoded by the coding sequence TTGTCCATTCTCTCCGACGCAGCGGTAGGCAGTACACGCGATTACCTTTCATTCGAAAGGTACACGGATCCTCTGATTGAAATCCTTTCCGACCCGAATGCAGAGACCCCGTTTACTGTTGGCATCTTCGGAGCCTGGGGCAGCGGAAAATCGAGCTTGCTTCAAATGCTCGATGAGAAGCTCGAAGCCAAAGATCCGAAAGGTTTCGTCCGCGTTCATTTCAATCCCTGGGTCTATCGTGGAGAAAAAAATATCCTCATCCCACTTCTACATACCCTCCAAGACACTCTTGAGGAGGATGTGATGCATCGCTTTACAGAGTCAGCGAAGAAGATCGGAGATGTTCTGCTGCGCCTTGGCGCCGACGTGCTGCTCAAGAGACTTACCGCGGACTCGGTATCGCTAGAAAAGCTGGAAAAGCTCGAAGCGAAATACCTTGAGCATAAGGGACAGGTTGAGAGTCAGATTCGAAAACTCCGACTCACCCTGCAAGCGGAAGCCGACAACATCGCCGCAAAGGGGGCGCGTCTGGTCTTTTTTGTGGACGATCTGGATCGTTGTGAACCTGAAGAGATCATCAATCTACTGGAATCCATCAAGCTCTTCTTGGATTTGAAGAATGTGTTCGTAGTACTTGCGGTTGATAAGGAAGTGATTGATCGCGGAATCGAGGTCAAGTACAGCGCGTTTCAGTTCGAGAAGTCGCGCAAACTGGCAGTTGGGGCTGAATACATCGAAAAGATGGTCCAACTCCCCCTTCAGCTCTATCCGCTGCATAAGAAACAGATCCTATGGTTCATGAATAGATTCGGGCCTGGGGAGGCGGTGAAACCGCACCTTTCCCTACTGGAGAGCATCGTTCTACCCAATCCGAGGAAAATTAAACGCATACTTAATATCCTTGCCGTCAGCTCCCATATCGCCGATCAGACACAAGGCATAGAAAATCTCGACCGGAGTTTGCTGGCGAGGCTAGCTGTTCTTCAGGTCCAAGCTGGGGACCTTTATTCGCAGATTGTGCGCATGCCGGACGCCCTCTTTGCATTCGACGGTTTGGCGGCGGATCCTCCAACGTTCGATGTTCACAATCCGGGTACCTTCGCGCGCTTCGGTGCCCGTAGAGATGCCATAGTGCAGCTCTGCAAGGATTACTACAGGCCGGAATCATTTCTTAGTGCGTTGTTCCGAGGCGACGAAATCACGGTTGGCGGAAAGAAGTCGACTCCTGGGGCATTCTCAAACCTGCGCCCGGACGATTTGTCGATGTACCTTTCGATGTTGGGTGCTTAA
- a CDS encoding BREX system ATP-binding domain-containing protein has protein sequence MRRFYPSRNPFPYQGALSVADEELPESEKEFDSTPTLPLAPVARLVTLTQEYLDRFDPIQKKRGQIVALRGEAGTGKTHTIHYAQRVTYRPKGSPAGQLPVQLYASADSPDFFRIYVSLLTGIDLETMRGIGERFTAVLTGEELDPHGGTSDRVANTLREDPDQAQRLFAEGAVERGKIEERQEEELRKVSGGAGEDLRRALPFLSASPAMAETAFKWVTGQAVSAEQIRQLGVSGPMTAEVARAALRLFARVFRRAGRPLILCIDQYENLIDSADAKANAANIGWIQNLMDDAAAENGMVVISGNEKAWRELPGYIQSRVPDLNLITLQAWSPSEIEQVISLYLHPFDQISEQPGEDDLFPFTKGATLRMCEYSGGNIRRVLQVAAAVFDKAQTGELLIEPVVVESVLLTGSRMFFTESSVRAEIKQIILEQTLPFTTEAEVYDSRIDFCISGPDGHPRLLVMVSKAIFYADEADTALRHLDLIRKLQYHKDPARFLLVVLGYVSPQVTPRLLPFVHELIVYRADTFRGNFTNALKHMPPVISLSSPSPKVLESFEKQIQVLQSSIEDLRRERQWEQQQLEHNSLGLLSRQEAKRDVWRGIRTGWAEERAKLEDRISAKHAEYRLRDQQEMEALRARSERELWIRVGSQVLFASVLLAGAMLLWFQIFYRRLEALNQLVWIGTALGGLVASVALARFFQGSAYRELTASVSSRSELDRLASAYNLRKGADRRSVVRGLRASNPHLRYASALVAADRGVDQEQISAALASERSAIVRQALAYSLARRYNQISFWSKGTRADVALEVGYYIEEAGSHPDEFPPGSGFRVLACLRSPDISPATLAEQLAKSIGIAGNEDAVSVAFRGGLTASNVSVTAQWSDFEVRQASALLNPEDERSITSQYNLKSIATLKEMYLFFRQIEFVRSRDETYGRL, from the coding sequence ATGAGGCGCTTCTATCCATCCCGCAATCCTTTTCCTTACCAGGGCGCACTCAGCGTTGCCGATGAGGAACTTCCCGAGTCCGAGAAAGAGTTCGATTCCACGCCGACCCTTCCGCTCGCACCTGTTGCGAGACTGGTGACGCTCACCCAGGAATATCTTGACCGTTTTGATCCAATTCAGAAAAAGCGCGGTCAAATCGTGGCTCTTCGCGGCGAAGCTGGCACTGGAAAGACGCATACTATCCATTACGCGCAGCGCGTGACCTATCGCCCAAAAGGGTCCCCGGCAGGTCAGTTGCCGGTGCAGCTCTACGCTAGCGCCGACAGTCCCGACTTCTTTCGAATTTACGTTTCACTGTTGACGGGCATCGATCTCGAGACGATGCGCGGGATCGGTGAACGTTTCACAGCCGTTCTGACCGGTGAGGAATTGGACCCGCACGGTGGAACTTCAGACCGAGTCGCCAATACTCTTCGCGAGGATCCCGATCAAGCCCAGCGTCTGTTTGCTGAAGGAGCGGTGGAACGGGGCAAAATCGAAGAACGCCAAGAGGAAGAACTTCGGAAGGTTTCAGGTGGCGCTGGAGAAGATCTTCGACGTGCGTTGCCGTTTCTTTCGGCCAGTCCAGCGATGGCAGAAACCGCTTTCAAATGGGTGACTGGACAGGCTGTCAGTGCGGAACAGATTCGACAGCTTGGTGTGTCCGGCCCCATGACGGCCGAAGTGGCGCGCGCCGCGCTCCGACTTTTTGCGCGAGTTTTCCGGCGTGCTGGCCGGCCCCTCATCTTGTGCATCGATCAATATGAGAATCTGATCGACAGTGCTGACGCGAAGGCGAATGCCGCCAATATTGGGTGGATTCAGAACCTTATGGACGATGCCGCGGCCGAGAACGGCATGGTCGTAATTTCTGGGAACGAGAAGGCCTGGCGGGAGCTTCCGGGCTACATCCAGTCTCGAGTACCTGATCTTAACCTGATCACATTGCAGGCGTGGAGCCCAAGCGAGATTGAACAGGTAATCAGTTTGTATCTCCATCCCTTCGATCAAATATCGGAACAACCCGGTGAAGACGATCTATTTCCGTTCACGAAGGGAGCGACTCTGCGGATGTGCGAGTACAGCGGTGGCAATATACGTCGCGTTCTTCAAGTCGCCGCCGCAGTTTTCGACAAAGCGCAAACGGGAGAATTGCTCATTGAGCCCGTTGTGGTAGAGAGCGTATTGCTTACCGGAAGCCGGATGTTTTTTACGGAATCTTCGGTCCGCGCCGAAATTAAACAAATCATCCTGGAGCAAACGCTGCCATTCACTACAGAGGCAGAGGTCTACGATAGCCGGATCGATTTCTGTATCTCAGGGCCCGATGGTCATCCACGACTTCTAGTCATGGTTAGCAAAGCCATCTTTTACGCGGACGAAGCCGATACGGCGCTCCGTCATTTGGATCTCATCCGTAAACTCCAATACCACAAGGATCCGGCGCGCTTTCTCCTGGTGGTATTGGGATACGTTAGTCCCCAAGTGACACCACGTCTGCTACCTTTCGTCCACGAACTGATTGTGTACCGAGCCGATACGTTCCGTGGTAATTTCACGAATGCGCTGAAGCATATGCCACCGGTGATATCTCTTTCGTCTCCGTCGCCGAAGGTTCTTGAGAGTTTCGAAAAACAGATTCAGGTACTGCAAAGCAGTATTGAGGATCTTCGCCGTGAAAGGCAGTGGGAGCAACAGCAGTTGGAGCACAACAGTCTCGGGTTGCTCTCTCGGCAGGAGGCCAAACGTGATGTTTGGCGTGGAATTCGCACGGGATGGGCGGAGGAGCGAGCGAAACTGGAAGACAGGATCTCCGCTAAACACGCCGAATACCGTTTGCGGGACCAGCAGGAGATGGAAGCCCTGCGGGCCCGCTCCGAGCGTGAGCTGTGGATTCGCGTTGGCTCTCAGGTTTTGTTTGCCTCTGTTTTGCTCGCGGGAGCGATGCTGCTCTGGTTCCAGATCTTTTATCGAAGGCTTGAAGCTCTAAACCAACTCGTTTGGATAGGAACGGCGCTTGGAGGGCTGGTGGCTTCAGTTGCACTTGCGCGTTTTTTTCAGGGTTCCGCTTACCGCGAGTTGACGGCCAGTGTGAGCAGCCGCTCTGAATTGGATCGCTTGGCGAGCGCCTACAACCTGAGGAAAGGGGCTGACCGGAGAAGCGTGGTCAGAGGTTTGCGTGCTTCCAACCCGCATCTCCGCTACGCCTCCGCACTTGTTGCCGCAGATCGAGGTGTAGATCAAGAGCAAATCTCCGCAGCTCTGGCATCGGAGCGCTCTGCTATTGTCCGGCAAGCATTGGCATATTCGTTGGCGCGCCGTTACAACCAGATCTCCTTTTGGAGTAAAGGAACAAGAGCAGACGTGGCCCTAGAGGTGGGATATTACATTGAGGAAGCTGGCTCTCATCCAGACGAGTTTCCTCCGGGAAGTGGATTCCGGGTTCTCGCATGCCTGAGGAGCCCCGACATATCTCCCGCTACGCTTGCAGAACAGCTTGCCAAGAGCATAGGCATAGCAGGCAATGAAGACGCTGTCTCGGTCGCGTTCCGTGGAGGCCTTACCGCCTCCAATGTTTCCGTTACGGCACAATGGTCAGATTTTGAGGTGCGTCAGGCTTCCGCGCTTCTCAATCCTGAAGATGAGCGATCGATCACCAGTCAATACAATCTCAAGAGCATCGCGACGCTCAAAGAGATGTATTTGTTCTTTCGTCAGATCGAGTTCGTGCGGAGCCGCGATGAAACCTATGGACGTTTATGA
- a CDS encoding helix-turn-helix domain-containing protein, translating into MSKSDDSGRLRALFDLTDVPSVVYADGPDFVERGRRKASGNYLRKEIILALAKRANSDGTNAYPSINTLVEATQKARSSVQLAISDLERLGFLTIHSKQGARVRTDHGFGRTNLYDLNLSLILERHRELKSKSRGAFDSANGDGPIYPTRSPDFDMRDRPIVAEGSPDFDRRSPDPVGHNRPYDRPSIPPKKEPTGVASNTTAISSSLPLEQSEGQERTHRMVHGLAKTGLGEAKAVAMELAYVSNNTVAFTDREKRRIGTLLSEGYTQDEIVSAFRIFLEGKDKDNLKDMGFAARNFVETADQLVYTARRKKQERAEEQARVDAGRQRFLEEGQRGMEEHQRRRAAEEAQVEEVLSAD; encoded by the coding sequence ATGTCGAAGAGTGATGACAGTGGCCGACTGAGAGCACTGTTCGATCTGACAGATGTGCCTTCTGTGGTCTATGCAGATGGCCCGGATTTCGTTGAGAGGGGTAGACGAAAGGCTAGCGGGAATTATCTGCGTAAAGAGATCATCCTGGCTTTGGCTAAACGTGCCAATTCCGATGGTACTAATGCGTATCCATCTATCAACACGCTCGTTGAAGCGACACAGAAGGCGCGAAGCTCAGTTCAGCTAGCAATTAGTGACTTGGAGCGTCTGGGATTTCTCACCATCCACAGCAAGCAGGGCGCCCGTGTTCGTACTGACCATGGTTTCGGTCGTACCAATCTGTATGACCTCAATCTCTCATTGATTCTCGAAAGGCATAGGGAACTGAAATCGAAATCACGAGGAGCATTCGATTCAGCAAACGGAGATGGCCCGATTTACCCAACGAGATCGCCCGATTTTGATATGCGAGATCGCCCGATTGTTGCAGAAGGATCGCCCGATTTCGACAGGAGATCGCCCGATCCAGTCGGGCATAACCGTCCTTATGACCGCCCCTCAATACCGCCCAAGAAAGAACCGACAGGTGTCGCGTCGAATACGACGGCCATTTCATCTTCTCTCCCTCTTGAACAATCTGAAGGACAGGAACGGACACACCGCATGGTGCACGGTCTTGCGAAAACCGGGCTAGGTGAGGCCAAGGCGGTTGCGATGGAACTCGCATACGTTTCGAACAACACGGTGGCCTTCACGGACCGCGAGAAGCGTCGGATCGGTACACTCTTGTCCGAGGGTTACACGCAAGACGAGATCGTATCCGCTTTCCGGATATTCCTGGAAGGCAAGGACAAGGACAACCTGAAGGACATGGGCTTCGCCGCCAGGAACTTCGTGGAGACCGCTGATCAGTTGGTCTACACCGCGCGACGCAAGAAGCAGGAACGCGCTGAGGAACAGGCCCGTGTAGACGCTGGCCGCCAACGCTTCCTAGAAGAGGGACAGCGGGGGATGGAAGAGCACCAGCGCCGTCGTGCCGCAGAAGAGGCTCAGGTGGAAGAGGTACTGAGTGCCGACTGA
- a CDS encoding recombinase family protein: MKTAIYVRVSKSDGTQDPENQLRELKAFCSKQGWDLVEVYVDHASGKRSDRVNFRRMMTDASKRKFDNVLFWAMDRFSREGIEATLAYIRQLTSYRIGFRSYQEPFFDSAGPFKEFMISAFATFASLERARISERTLAGLARARTQGRIGGRPRVEDDPKIVKSFKRLRKGGHSVREIADKLEISPTTVQKLIKVIE, from the coding sequence ATGAAAACTGCGATCTATGTGCGGGTGAGCAAGAGTGACGGCACACAGGACCCAGAGAACCAACTCCGGGAATTGAAGGCCTTCTGCTCGAAGCAAGGATGGGATCTCGTGGAAGTTTATGTAGATCACGCCAGTGGCAAACGCAGCGATCGAGTGAACTTCAGAAGGATGATGACAGACGCGTCCAAGCGCAAATTCGACAACGTCCTCTTTTGGGCGATGGATCGCTTCTCACGCGAAGGTATCGAAGCCACGCTTGCATACATTAGGCAACTAACGAGCTATCGCATTGGATTTCGCAGCTATCAGGAACCGTTCTTCGATAGTGCCGGACCTTTCAAGGAATTCATGATCTCGGCTTTTGCAACATTCGCAAGCTTGGAGCGTGCTCGCATTTCCGAAAGAACGTTGGCTGGACTGGCCAGAGCACGTACCCAAGGTCGAATCGGGGGCCGTCCCAGGGTTGAAGATGATCCCAAGATCGTGAAGTCTTTTAAACGCCTTAGGAAGGGCGGCCATTCTGTCAGGGAAATAGCAGACAAGCTGGAGATCTCGCCGACGACCGTGCAGAAACTCATCAAGGTCATCGAATAA